A single region of the Amia ocellicauda isolate fAmiCal2 chromosome 8, fAmiCal2.hap1, whole genome shotgun sequence genome encodes:
- the LOC136755259 gene encoding sperm-associated microtubule inner protein 10-like — MIPCQVSKGSLQSTNMANIATDTDIKGLSSTHLPVFSCQHPMIPKNYVMQWRKDMENRKLILKNAELADIPHGAHEDSLFWQHRERLCHGQERTGLLDTTVCSVPQHSQEPPIASYYSKYRSSLITRRGVC, encoded by the exons ATGATTCCCTGCCAGGTTTCCAAGGGTTCCCTGCAGTCAACAAACATGGCCAACATAGCAACAGACACCGATATTAAAGG ATTGAGCTCTACACACCTGCCTGTCTTTTCATGTCAGCATCCCATGATACCAAAGAATTATGTAATGCAATGGAGAAAAGACATGGAAAACAGGAAACTCATACTGAAG AATGCAGAATTGGCGGACATCCCCCACGGTGCGCACGAGGACAGCCTGTTCTGGCAGCACCGGGAGCGGCTGTGTCACGGGCAGGAGCGGACAGGCCTACTGGACACTACGGTCTGCAGCGTCCCACAGCACAGCCAGGAGCCGCCGATTGCCTCTTACTACTCCAAGTACCGCAGTTCGCTGATCACCAGAAGAGGTGTGTGTTAA